From a single Amyelois transitella isolate CPQ chromosome 18, ilAmyTran1.1, whole genome shotgun sequence genomic region:
- the LOC132902802 gene encoding uncharacterized protein LOC132902802, whose amino-acid sequence MGKRKRLMDEDYKDIMKKMKKLERKLEKRKRVISSSDDDNSSCSEKISDIAPTVEENDNGNHDVDSPSLPCTENDNDTAEPDTTPDLDPDILEILGDDPSKDNCVGEKLHKDIALRWTHILKNGMSKEIKTELQKQYLVPENCDSINPPKLNPEVKAAIDEQNLKKETYNEHKQKQLSNCLAAIGKALNIALSNEETSQDLIKPLSDAGRLLCDLHYRESQSRRYAIINSLNKEARDTVKNTKIDEYLFGSGLGEHLKSSKAIKKSGTEMKPKPVRPQSKPSTSQPQRGALNARGGSRVPESRTNP is encoded by the exons atgggaaaaagaaaaaggctTATGGATGAAGATTACAAAGATATCATGAAGAAAATGAAGAAACTCGAAAGGAAGTTAGAAAAACGTAAACGCGTTATCTCTTCTTCGGATGATGACAATTCATCGTGCAGCGAAAAAATATCAG ACATCGCTCCAACAGTAGAAGAAAATGACAATGGTAACCATGATGTTGATTCACCATCACTCCCCTGTACCGAAAACGATAATGATACTGCGGAGCCAGATACCACGCCAGATTTAGACCCAGATATACTGGAGATATTAGGCGATGACCCGTCAAAAGATAATTGTGTAGGCGAAAAACTACACAAAGATATAGCGCTCAGATGGAcacatattttgaaaaatggcatgagtaaagaaattaaaaccgaattgcaaaaacaatatttagtgCCTGAGAACTGCGACAGCATTAACCCACCAAAATTAAACCCGGAAGTTAAAGCTGCCATAGACGAACaaaaccttaaaaaagaaacatataacgagcataaacaaaaacaactaTCTAACTGTCTAGCTGCAATCGGTAAAGCACTGAATATTGCTCTTAGCAATGAGGAAACGTCACAGGATCTTATAAAACCATTAAGTGACGCCGGTCGACTCCTGTGCGACCTCCACTACCGAGAATCACAATCTCGTCGTTACGCTATTATAAACTCTCTTAATAAAGAAGCTAGAGATACCGtcaaaaataccaaaatagACGAATACTTGTTTGGTTCTGGCCTTGGGGAACATTTGAAATCATCAAAGGCCATTAAGAAATCGGGTACAGAAATGAAACCCAAACCGGTACGACCACAGTCTAAACCCTCAACGAGTCAACCTCAGCGCGGGGCTTTAAACGCAAGGGGGGGCTCGCGAGTGCCGGAATCGCGAACCAACCCC